A portion of the Toxoplasma gondii ME49 chromosome VIIb, whole genome shotgun sequence genome contains these proteins:
- a CDS encoding metal cation transporter, ZIP family protein (encoded by transcript TGME49_261720~Predicted trans-membrane domain (TMHMM2.0):14-37:45-68:87-105:301-324:327-350:361-384:393-416:422-445) produces MATVADDVMSAASWGSRVGAMVVLLCMGLLGAYIPLALRQCKLNTFIGILNTFAGGAFLGLAVFHIMPEAAEHIETADLFLEVGEGRFNMAYLFLFFGYLAILFCEQILTVDDGLTGHSHGHSAGHGLPEAEGGRGSGASISCSRQVSADRRSDLVPYESGSHGREREGERPAVTPCPSDPRDPTEGITEFSSTIVTASGCTLGEDKGREDPEDEHRGQKEGCQHDDASKEGCTSEDTPPTQESEQKVSSCPTEERIAKRKMNRIVPEKQEERSMADLEAGSCEHGQPNSGCRLTSEVKFDGTSFFLMVALAIHGLFEGMIVGAESNVISVWVVTSVIAGHKWAESLMLMSQFIARGVAARWSWVLMGAFVASSPIGVLIGVALRSEGALCSGVANALGAGTLLYVAAETSTSVFTGSRGARVGQLLIYCLGASMVLGLTLVDLALDA; encoded by the exons ATGGCGACGGTCGCAGACGATGTGATGTCTGCTGCCAGCTGGGGCAGCAGAGTGGGAGCCATGGTGGTTCTGTTGTGCATGGGATTGCTAGGAGCATATATCCCTCTGGCTTTGCGCCAGTGCAAACTGAACACGTTTATTGGCATTCTCAACACTTTCGCCGGAG GTGCCTTTCTCGGTTTGGCTGTCTTCCACATCATGCCTGAGGCCGCGGAGCACATTGAGACAGCAGACTTGTTTCTTGAAGTCGGTGAGGGCAGGTTCAACATGGCCTacctcttccttttctttggCTACCTTGCCATTCTCTTTTGCGAACAAATCCTCACAGTCGACGACGGCTTGACTGGGCACTCAC ATGGGCACAGTGCGGGTCACGGGCTTCCAGAAGCCGAAGGAGGCCGAGGGAGCGGCGCGAGCATTTCTTGCTCCAGACAAGTGAGTGCCGACAGGAGGTCGGATCTGGTTCCCTACGAGTCGGGAAGCCACGGCCGCGAgcgggagggagagagaccggCCGTTACGCCGTGTCCCTCAGATCCCAGGGATCCCACAGAGGGCATAACCGAATTCAGCAGCACCATCGTAACAGCGAGTGGCTGCACACTGGGCGAAGacaagggaagagaagacccTGAAGATGAGCACCGTGGACAGAAAGAGGGATGCCAACACGACGACGCGTCGAAGGAAGGCTGTACTTCAGAGGACACTCCCCCAACACAGGAGAGTGAGCAGAAAGTCTCCTCGTGTCCCACTGAAGAGCGAATTGCGAAGCGAAAGATGAACAGAATCGTGCCGgaaaagcaggaagaaagaagtaTGGCAGACCTGGAGGCAGGGTCCTGTGAACACGGACAACCGAATAGTGGCTGCCGCCTCACCTCAGAAGTAAAATTCGACGGAACTTCATTCTTCTTGATGGTTGCGCTCGCTATTCATGGACTATTCGAAG GAATGATCGTTGGCGCGGAGTCGAATGTGATTTCCGTGTGGGTCGTGACAAGTGTCATTGCCGGCCACAAATGGGCAGAATCACTCATGCTCATGTCTCAGTTCATTGCCCGTGGAGTG gcGGCACGGTGGAGCTGGGTTCTGATGGGAGCTTTTGTGGCCTCCTCCCCAATCGGCGTTTTGATTGGCGTCGCTCTGCGCAGTGAAGGCGCTCTCTGTTCTGGTGTCGCAAATGCCCTGGGTGCAGGAACCCTCCTCTACGTGGCTGCCGAG ACGTCAACGAGCGTCTTCACCGGGTCCCGCGGAGCACGCGTCGGGCAGCTCCTGATCTACTGCCTAGGGGCCAGCATGGTACTCGGTCTTACCCTGGTGGATCTGGCTCTAGACGCTTGA
- a CDS encoding ankyrin repeat-containing protein (encoded by transcript TGME49_261710) produces MATTHLNKSVIAGGSIKTIKALKKYWNSPVSDIDDNSSEAKYTMLQMAILLNKKNVVEYLISQKDVDLTTRATDGTTALMTAVGKNVPVDWIRAMLERGAADNINVEDNEGHTALDRCEKDSEVYKLLVQHGAQPRPSPPPTPPPEPDVAGGAGSTDTNAAGQNGASKPVDGITGVGGMSPGLDEHPGIWATMCGCGGRQGKNGTEVVEVVDAGKAELNPAQAS; encoded by the exons ATGGCGACCACACACCTCAACAAGTCCGTCATCGCGG GCGGAAGTATCAAGACCATTAAAGCTCTCAAAAAGTATTGGAACTCGCCGGTGTCTGATATCGACGACAA CTCGAGCGAGGCCAAGTATACCATGCTGCAGATGGCTATCCTTTTGAACAAGAAAAACGTCGTAGAGTATCTGATCTCGCAAAAAGACGTGGATTTGACTACCCGAGCCACAGACGGAACCACGGCGCTCATGACAGCTGTCGGGAAAAAT GTTCCTGTAGATTGGATACGAGCGATGCTCGAACGTGGTGCGGCCGACAATATCAACGTAGAAGACAACGAGGGCCATACCGCTCTTGACAGATGTGAAAAGGACAGCGAGG TATACAAACTGCTCGTCCAACACGGAGCGCAGCCAAGACCTTCCCCTCCCCCTACGCCGCCGCCGGAGCCTGACGTGGCTGGTGGTGCGGGTTCTACGGACACCAATGCTGCAGGTCAAAACGGTGCTTCCAAACCG GTGGACGGAATAACAGGAGTTGGTGGCATGTCTCCAGGCCTG GACGAGCACCCAGGCATATGGGCTACAATGTGCGGCTGCGGGGGACGgcaaggaaaaaacggaaccGAGGTTGTAGAAGTAGTCGACGCGGGTAAAGCGGAGCTGAACCCTGCTCAAGCTTCTTAG
- a CDS encoding hypothetical protein (encoded by transcript TGME49_261700~Signal peptide predicted by SignalP 2.0 HMM (probability 0.638) with cleavage site probability 0.324 at residue 33~Predicted trans-membrane domain (TMHMM2.0):11-34), translated as MTQLAESRRALVNCWGIPVVLWTAVNLIGLSVSAEYNLRTVAGGHIRERNDRQHNAAQLPRRTEPTPAALPVLAYRDGRRFQRISRHDVVMQSARAKELPNADVTPPVKPGFHPVSPEVQGEIKEAEARQGENRDFRDWDIGSHHDVVQKNEHTLGAKPPNSSLARGLAGAKH; from the exons ATGACACAATTAGCAGAGAGCCGGCGGGCACTTGTGAACTGTTGGGGGATTCCAGTCGTCCTCTGGACTGCCGTCAATTTAATTGGTCTGTCTGTGTCCGCCGAATATAACCTGAGAACTGTTGCGGGTGGCCATATTCGAGAAAGGAATGATAGACAACATAATGCAGCACAGTTGCCGCGGCGTACCGAACCGACACCAGCTGCATTGCCAGTACTCGCCTACAGAGACGGCCGTCGCTTCCAACGAATCTCTCGTCACGATGTTGTTATGCAGTCGGCACGCGCGAAGGAGCTACCGAATGCTGACGTTACACCACCAGTGAAACCAGGGTTTCACCCCGTATCGCCG GAAGTGCAAGGTGAGATCAAGGAAGCTGAAgcaagacaaggagagaatCGAGATTTCAGAGATTG GGACATCGGATCTCACCATGACGTCGTGCAGAAGAATGAACATACACTGGGGGCCAAACCCCCTAACTCCAGTTTGGCTCGTGGCCTAGCTGGGGCAAAGCATTAA
- a CDS encoding hypothetical protein (encoded by transcript TGME49_261690~Signal peptide predicted by SignalP 2.0 HMM (probability 0.687) with cleavage site probability 0.280 at residue 29) yields the protein MDRMTREGRQAEQAWVVLALLFHVLNVLSNGTAGRLQYFCARAEEYQPPRKHWKEFIIEDAAKDIEELDVGDINDDQIDLPPDFPRSASPADSFRIDMDDEGDWAQTMGTHFGEHLLIVNLRLDGEFELYGDPDFTGAVLSKWVAMLKNAKADVRVYSVESARAIINLRNTADIGIVRRFLAQQPDVDYWTIDGNRFFPPGRSEPYLTEGERAKRIRAMYEGDPLFDNKKKDEL from the exons ATGGATCGCATGACTAGAGAAGGCCGCCAGGCTGAACAGGCCTGGGTGGTCTTGGCGTTGCTTTTTCACGTGCTCAACGTCTTGTCTAACGGCACCGCCGGCAGGCTTCAATACTTTTGTGCTCGCGCGGAAGAGTACCAACCGCCACGCAAACATTGGAAGGAGTTTATCATTGAAGACGCTGCAAAGGACATTGAGGAGCTGGACGTTGGAGATATTAACGACGACCAGATCGACCTGCCTCCAG ATTTTCCCCGGAGCGCATCTCCAGCAGACTCGTTTCGAATTGATATGGACGATGAAGGTGACTGGGCACAAACGATGGGCACACACTTTGGAGAACACTTGCTTATTGTCAATCTAAGGCTGGACGGCGAATTC GAGCTGTACGGAGACCCTGACTTCACAGGAGCCGTTCTCAGTAAATGGGTGGCGATGCTGAAGAATGCAAAAGCTGATGTCCGGGTGTATTCGGTCGAGTCAGCCCGAGCAATTATCAATCTCCGAAATACTGCGGATATCGGTATTGTGCGGCGCTTTCTAGCACAGCAACCCGATGTTGATTACTGGACGATAGATGGGAATCGCTTCTTCCCAC CCGGGCGATCAGAGCCGTATCTCaccgaaggcgagagggcAAAGAGAATCAGAGCGATGTACGAAGGCGACCCCTTGTTCGATaacaaaaagaaagacgagttATGA
- a CDS encoding hypothetical protein (encoded by transcript TGME49_261730) has product MVKSQEASPRTLSSDRRPWISRRVDGKNVSASEKSHERAPSSGGRQGRTAEGGNPDNPARMERHGRARSPVCEFRNATHLSYQKLPLESRRGLLEGRRSRARSSVRRNTGRPAPPSMPSEFQEEKVEKSPIRRRSPRLEKLQKQRAGESFSRNGRSALSETQTPHARRTLQVSLLCNSPGRKETKVHTGSTRGVLRGEASAEGRQKREVKSTNAAASRGRGPERHPNKERAALENTGKPNYREGAGMDPRHDPLRGQGTADHVSIGREEKRIDTVEERDGDLSQSTHAVGLPDEHRQDSPHARLSHLQEQTEAPSARPIFCTPTGGLLRASLTSDSRRSWERAMLFSRTPFSDCSAFSISPPERFSASPSSFQLAAPRASDQPPRWGDLSSQPRDPAESNPPSFRPSFPESDIPANGLCRPSSRLANLQGHDTASQASVREFVSHTRGVCVGSSSAFPHFQQAQVALGNTAKRLTGLAAFGQEAGASQPLSQRRDRDVEACAVAESPAFSSRSARPQTSADILSIKGGFFGFQNAVKLDRSRFSEAAGTPVWGGGSSEGIKRISQQGDLRESESRRENDKSEALGNSRNLQRLRSESSQVVTPAIPAVPTSLHESRSSVSVVECMRDGQGKSVVGPLSRLPPRLVAGDSSASSRHSKERANSKRPREVDTRSQGDMPVLLGCLSGQNVDACIRQLDFHRSVAFSEKTKAIQGKQRSAVSRRDGVQEVEEEAGNGPKWSHDRLEKQKNEMRELTPTEVADAVREKPADCFSRVKTASARSVGACAGGVEDRLHQKRDGEETRSWQGVAQMNELASDKGENPRDRESRGLCIREETTRDQDLPTSHERQCMQGSSRGERTTLSLSSFPMRSMHDFSKELEASLSRTLCDPSRLPAQEFNDSRGPNAVSMCYKEKYAFNRKPSVRSWKFDGHQDSMERTPRRENSFSPLARSQSVNEDALSPVSRLSTQGHDMCCKSRTAAVSEPHYSCARASLSLSKAGSYISQDRRDTPLQSRFSGRASCTRGRGEAPRDGTAEIQTWGESRRTERRLVELGGGPLATQLAEHQSGEHTPNLGSGEDVSPLCWSQRSPSSEWNAPEPEARHGWRFCRDFSRMFAEETESSLRVEDMQPRRNGDREDAGIWAEPNTRKLLTRTVSAPGWEPRRSSWEEDGTKNGKRRENGCRRGVVSAPVCTDLERHSGEFSPFAFRSKKESVNDNKKAMRGVACLSPTQSERTYPPRGDCEEALRPQVLRSKSLLPSSSPTLLDDRPRKVSGGNEQTLEAETPKPVESCSQAESWSRGRGSSPRSHISPAQLNQLSLSSRVSDPGPSFGSFRLSKGTRVGKEINGSKTDTLKQSAAYPEDSSISLEQVETPKATVSADRRLDENVPRRSSLPVNDRESGSSTLSCSHLRMPSPHSYVNRHSGGESTVGVLRTHADSRATAGEYHDGRGSKDLGDTNAWEERERTHVRSRLNTGDSKTSQKGAREEGPAGPDVSDKLARECAKVLTREQTEGIFLRSPTLSAPLPPRRTPSFDGGRGFTVSPVQKPVRNAAENRCAQRGDMPDCGKSVSKNNVHSCCTKKESKKYSVSSPSRTGSSSRHCQWGHMHGGADTPYPDGFSGEKAETASETFSSEEDLQTQTVEGAVSCRSKGRAEKRTDSLFEKGQLEGSTGGSPPSPISRREDAEIFGRSGQSCRTHVDGSQETREDSSRTKDPSAPDVRPSKIQGSVDKASRGSTAARQDSCSGPQLRCDSPDEELCAGKEGGRHKAAFVMEKNKKQTSSRRFQVTTRRSPALAEAREHNGITKLGKDWEIQEAPAMCSFGEPSVLVRRIVWEVRPGRPICRCLVAPLSEASGAVDTVSAARAGSCTSSRGRTTSAGFPFSLTDEKGTECEGGSVRLQQGTGTRLCVELLPCSICGGLPEAQFVNV; this is encoded by the coding sequence ATGGTGAAGAGTCAAGAAGCGAGCCCGCGTACGCTGTCGTCCGACAGGCGACCTTGGATCTCCCGGAGGGTTGACGGAAAGAATGTTTCTGCGTCGGAGAAATCTCACGAACGAGCGCCTTCCTCCGGTGGTCGCCAAGGCCGTACAGCAGAGGGAGGGAACCCTGATAATCCTGCCAGAATGGAGAGGCATGGAAGAGCCAGGAGCCCTGTTTGTGAATTTCGAAATGCGACACATCTTTCTTACCAAAAACTGCCTCTCGAGTCGCGACGAGGCTTGTTGGAAGGCAGGAGGTCGCGTGCACGCAGCTCCGTGCGAAGAAATACTGGGAGGCCCGCGCCGCCTTCAATGCCTTCAGAGTTCCAAGAggaaaaagtggagaagtCCCCCATTCGTCGGAGATCCCCGCGTCTCGAGAAGCTTCAGAAACAGAGGGCAGGTGAGAGTTTTTCGCGGAACGGCCGATCTGCACTGTCTGAAACCCAAACCCCCCACGCGAGGCGGACCCTTCAGGTCAGTCTCTTGTGTAACTCTccaggaaggaaagaaacaaaagtGCACACAGGATCCACTCGTGGCGTCCTGCGCGGTGAAGCATCTGCTGAGGGCCgtcagaagagagaggtaAAATCAACGAATGCAGCTGCTTCAAGAGGAAGGGGTCCAGAGCGACATCCGAACAAAGAACGCGCTGCACTAGAGAACACAGGGAAACCCAATTATCGTGAGGGTGCGGGCATGGATCCTCGGCATGACCCTCTCCGAGGGCAGGGAACTGCGGACCACGTGTCGAtcgggagagaggaaaagcgaatcGACACGGTGGAGGAACGGGACGGGGATCTGTCTCAgagcacgcatgcagttggcCTTCCAGACGAGCATCGGCAGGACAGTCCGCATGCCAGACTGAGTCATCTCCaagagcagacagaggcgcCCTCGGCTAGACCTATCTTTTGCACACCGACTGGAGGTTTATTGCGAGCGTCTTTGACCTCTGACTCTCGCCGGAGCTGGGAGCGGGCCATGCTCTTTTCCCGAACTCCTTTCTCCGACTGTTCCGCCTTTTCAATTTCCCCGCCTGAGCGTTTTTccgcttcgccgtcttccttTCAACTTGCTGCACCTAGAGCATCCGACCAGCCGCCACGCTGGGGTGATCTGTCGTCCCAGCCTAGAGATCCTGCAGAGTCGAATCCACCGTCGTTTCGGCCGTCTTTTCCCGAAAGCGACATTCCGGCAAATGGGCTCTGCAGGCCATCCAGCAGACTCGCGAATCTCCAGGGACACGACACCGCGAGTCAGGCGAGTGTCAGAGAATTTGTGTCTCACACGAGAGGCGTCTGTGTGGGTTCTTCATCCGCGTTTCCTCATTTTCAGCAAGCCCAAGTCGCCTTGGGAAACACCGCCAAGAGACTTACAGGACTTGCTGCTTTTGGTCAAGAAGCGGGCGCCTCTCAGCCGCTGTCTCAGCGCCGTGACCGAGACGTTGAAGCATGCGCCGTTGCCGAGAgtcctgctttttcttcccgCTCCGCCCGGCCGCAGACAAGCGCCGACATTCTGTCGATAAAAGGCGGGTTTTTCGGCTTCCAAAACGCAGTCAAGCTCGACCGCTCACGGTTCAGTGAGGCCGCTGGGACGCCTGTATGGGGCGGGGGCAGCTCCGAGGGAATCAAGAGAATCTCTCAGCAGGGAGATCTGAGAGAGTCTGAGAGTCGACGAGAAAATGATAAGTCAGAGGCACTGGGAAATTCGAGAAACCTGCAACGTTTGCGTTCGGAAAGCAGCCAGGTTGTGACGCCAGCGATACCCGCAGTGCCAACATCTTTGCACGAGTCGAGGAGTTCAGTTTCCGTCGTagaatgcatgcgcgacgGGCAGGGGAAGAGCGTGGTCGGACCTCTGAGTCGTCTGCCGCCTCGACTAGTCGCGGGAGattcctctgcctcttcaagacactcgaaggagagagcgaataGCAAGCGACCGAGAGAGGTGGATACCCGCTCTCAGGGAGACATGCCGGTCCTTCTAGGTTGCCTTTCGGGGCAGAACGTGGACGCGTGCATACGGCAATTGGATTTCCACAGGTCAGTCGCCTTtagcgagaaaacgaaggcgatTCAAGGGAAGCAGCGGTCCGCTGTTTCGCGGCGTGACGGAGTCcaggaagtcgaagaagaggcgggaAATGGGCCGAAGTGGTCGCACGACAGgctcgagaagcagaagaatgAAATGCGGGAGTTGACTCCCACAGAGGTCGCGGACGCGGTTCGGGAAAAACCCGCGGATTGCTTTTCCAGAGTCAAGACTGCATCGGCCCGTTCAGTaggtgcatgcgccggaGGCGTCGAGGACAGGCTACATCAGAAACGAGAcggggaggaaacgcggagcTGGCAAGGCGTCGCACAGATGAACGAGTTGGCAAGCGATAAGGGAGAGAACCCGAGGGACAGGGAATCTCGCGGTTTATGCATTAGGGAAGAAACAACGCGGGACCAGGACTTGCCCACATCGCACGAGCgtcagtgcatgcaaggtTCCTCCAGGGGAGAACGAACCACACTATCCCTGTCTTCATTCCCGATGCGTTCTATGCACGATTTTTCTAAGGAGCTTGAGGCGTCCCTCTCAAGGACACTCTGCGACCCCTCGAGGCTGCCGGCACAAGAATTCAACGACAGCAGAGGACCGAACGCGGTTTCCATGTGCTATAAGGAAAAGTATGCGTTCAACAGAAAACCCTCTGTGCGTAGTTGGAAATTCGACGGACACCAAGACTCCATGGAAAGGACCCCGAGACGAGAAAACTCTTTTTCGCCCCTTGCTCGGTCCCAGTCCGTGAACGAAGatgcgctgtctccggtctctcgcctctctacACAGGGCCATGACATGTGCTGCAAGAGCCGGACAGCGGCAGTGAGCGAGCCTCACTACTCGTGTGCTagagcttctctctcgttgtcGAAAGCCGGGTCCTACATCTCGCAAGATCGAAGAGATACGCCTCTCCAAAGTCGCTTCTCCGGCAGAGCTTCCTGCACACGGGGGCGGGGTGAGGCACCTCGAGACGGAACGGCAGAAATTCAGACATGGGGAGAAAGTCGTagaacagagaggcgctTGGTGGAGCTTGGTGGCGGGCCTCTCGCGACTCAACTGGCAGAACATCAAAGTGGAGAGCACACGCCGAACTTAGGGTCTGGAGAAGATGTCTCCCCGCTCTGCTGGAGTCAGAGGTCGCCCTCGTCTGAGTGGAACGCGCCGGAACCTGAAGCTCGACACGGTTGGCGCTTCTGTAGAGATTTCAGTCGAATGTTTgccgaggaaacggagagttCCTTGCGTGTCGAGGATATGCAGCCAcgaagaaatggagacagagaggacgcggGGATCTGGGCAGAGCCGAACACGCGAAAGCTGCTCACTCGAACAGTGTCTGCTCCGGGCTGGGAGCCGAGGCGTAGTTCttgggaagaagacggaacaAAAAACGGCAAGAGACGGGAAAATGGGTGTCGCCGAGGAGTGGTTTCCGCGCCTGTATGTACAGATCTCGAACGGCACAGCGGTGAGTTCTCTCCATTTGCGTTTCGGAGCAAGAAAGAATCGGTAAATGACAACAAAAAGGCGATGCGGGGAGTAGCATGCCTCTCGCCGACCCAGAGTGAGAGGACATATCCACCGAGGGGAGACTGCGAGGAGGCATTGAGACCCCAGGTGCTGCGGTCGAAgagtcttctcccttcttcatctcccaCTCTGCTTGACGACAGACCGAGAAAGGTGTCTGGAGGAAACGAGCAGACGCTCGAGGCTGAGACACCGAAGCCTGTCGAATCCTGTTCTCAGGCGGAGTCCTGGTCCCGAGGTAGGGGCTCAAGCCCCCGGAGTCATATCAGTCCTGCGCAGCTGAATCAATTGTCACTGTCTAGTCGCGTTTCGGATCCAGGTCCGTCTTTTGGCTCTTTCCGCTTGTCGAAAGGAACGCGTGTTGGGAAGGAAATCAACGGAAGCAAGACTGACACCCTAAAACAATCGGCGGCCTACCCCGAGGATTCCTCAATTTCGTTAGAACAGGTAGAAACACCGAAAGCAACAGTCAGCGCAGACAGGAGACTAGACGAAAATGTCCCCAGGAGGTCTTCCCTTCCTGTGAACGATCGTGAAAGCGGGTCGTCCACGCTGTCCTGTTCACACCTTCGCATGCCTAGTCCGCACAGTTACGTCAATCGACATTCTGGTGGAGAGTCAACCGTGGGGGTGCTGCGAACGCACGCAGATAGTAGAGCGACAGCAGGGGAGTACCACGATGGTCGGGGTTCTAAGGATTTGGGCGATACAAACGCCtgggaagaaagggaaagaacGCATGTGAGGAGTCGCCTGAACACTGGTGACTCTAAAACATCTCAGAAAGGAGCACGAGAGGAAGGGCCTGCAGGGCCAGACGTGTCAGATAAACTCGCAAGAGAATGTGCAAAAGTTCTTACACGTGAACAAACAGAAGGAATCTTTCTGAGAAGCCCAACGCTGAGTGCTCCTCTGCCCCCACGTCGCACCCCGTCTTTCGACGGGGGTCGAGGCTTCACGGTTTCGCCTGTGCAAAAGCCAGTGCGGAACGCTGCAGAGAATCGGTGCGCGCAACGGGGAGACATGCCTGACTGCGGGAAATCGGTTTCGAAGAACAACGTGCATTCGTGCTGcacgaaaaaggagagtAAGAAATACTCGGTTTCGAGCCCCTCTCGGACAGGATCTTCGTCTCGGCACTGCCAGTGGGGGCACATGCATGGGGGCGCCGACACACCGTATCCCGATGGTTTCAGtggggagaaggcagaaactGCGTCTGAGACTTTTTCATCGGAGGAAGACTTGCAAACCCAGACTGTCGAAGGGGCGGTGTCTTGTCGGTCGAAagggagagcagaaaaacgaacagacAGTCTTTTCGAGAAAGGACAGCTCGAGGGGAGTACGGGCGgttcgccgccttctccgaTTTCACgtcgcgaagacgcagaaatcTTTGGCAGGTCCGGGCAAAGCTGCCGCACGCATGTGGATGGTTcacaggagacaagagaggatTCCAGTCGGACGAAAGATCCTTCGGCGCCAGACGTCCGTCCCTCGAAGATCCAAGGGAGTGTAGACAAGgcaagcagaggaagcacgGCCGCAAGGCAGGACAGCTGCAGTGGTCCGCAGTTGCGGTGTGATTCGCCAGACGAAGAATTATGTGCGGGGAAGGAGGGCGGCAGGCATAAGGCAGCGTTCGTgatggagaaaaacaagaagcaAACATCATCTCGTCGCTTCCAGGTGACGACACGTCGCTCTCCGGCCCTTGctgaagcgagagagcaTAACGGCATCACGAAGCTTGGCAAAGACTGGGAAATCCAAGAAGCGCCTGCCATGTGTTCTTTTGGCGAACCATCCGTTCTTGTGCGCAGAATTGTGTGGGAAGTGCGCCCGGGCCGACCAATTTGCAGGTGCCTCGTCGCCCCTCTTTCAGAGGCATCGGGTGCGGTAGACACCGTTTCTGCAGCTCGTGCGGGTTCATGCACCTcaagccgaggaagaacaacTTCTGCAGGCTTTCCATTCTCTCTGACCGACGAGAAGGGAACTGAGTGTGAGGGCGGCTCTGTGAGACTACAGCAGGGCACTGGAACTAGGCTGTGTGTTGAGCTTCTACCATGTAGCATTTGCGGCGGCCTCCCTGAGGCGCAATTTGTCAATGTATGA